One window from the genome of Asterias amurensis chromosome 12, ASM3211899v1 encodes:
- the LOC139945497 gene encoding uncharacterized protein, with the protein MKKFFAVLVLLLVGEGGCSGTSMLGITTPPSNTTLPPTAALSSITALPPTTALPSNTTLPPTTALPPTTALPSNTTLPPTTALPPTTALPSNTTLPPTTALPPTTALPSNTTLPPTTPPPQTTPTPKMSWKVMDGNNTCQVMWFSQNITISYYNTTGMRTDVKVLVPIEEPLLNVSGDCSSMEMRTFAMSFFPDGNSSADPWTLRFVFKIVESDTFQLTSLSFELKYDNHFDSTNEGQFVYIFSSTEDPLGGIKAPMKKSFSCPSQPISSADEKYGLSIVVEDVKLQPFADKTGGQFGKSVLCPYVPVVPTSKTPEQNHTWRAATFVVSAIFVVFFLGTVGCYYYNKKKRVPATDHIGLIQDY; encoded by the exons ATGAAGAAATTCTTTGCTGTTTTGGTTCTGCTGCTCGTCGGAGAAG GTGGCTGTTCAGGTACATCGATGCTGGGGATCACAACTCCTCCATCGAACACAACTCTTCCACCGACCGCTGCTCTTTCATCGATCACTGCTCTTCCACCGACCACTGCTCTTCCATCGAACACAACTCTTCCACCGACCACTGCTCTTCCACCGACCACAGCTCTTCCATCGAACACAACTCTTCCACCGACCACTGCTCTTCCACCGACCACTGCTCTTCCATCGAACACAACTCTTCCACCGACCACTGCTCTTCCACCGACCACAGCTCTTCCATCGAACACAACTCTTCCACCGACCACGCCTCCTCCACAGACCACACCCACACCTAAGATGTCTTGGAAGGTGATGGACGGCAACAATACCTGCCAGGTGATGTGGTTCTCACAAAATATTACCATCAGTTACTACAACACAACAGGCATG CGTACTGATGTGAAAGTGTTAGTCCCGATTGAGGAGCCACTCTTAAATGTATCCGGTGACTGCTCCTCAATGGAAATGAGAACATTCGCCATGAGCTTCTTCCCAGATGGAAATAGTAGTGCCGACCCCTGGACCCTGCGATTTGTATTCAAAATTGTTGAATCAGACACGTTTCAGTTGACTTCTCTGTCATTTGAGCTTAAATATGACAACCATTTTGATTCGACTAATGAAG GACAATTTGTGTACATCTTCAGCTCGACCGAGGATCCACTGGGAGGAATAAAGGCACCAATGAAAAAGTCATTCTCCTGTCCTTCTCAGCCCATCTCATCAGCCGACGAGAAATATGGCCTTAGCATTGTAGTTGAGGATGTCAAACTGCAGCCTTTTGCAGACAAGACTGGGGGGCAATTTGGAAAGA GTGTTCTATGTCCGTACGTGCCAGTAGTTCCTACTTCCAAGACACCTGAGCAGAATCATACTTGGAGGGCTGCCACCTTTGTAGTTTCTGCCAtctttgttgtatttttccTGGGAACTGTTGGATGCTATTACTACAACAAAAAGAAACGGGTCCCAGCCACTGACCACATTGGCCTTATACAGGACTACTGA
- the LOC139945493 gene encoding uncharacterized protein, whose amino-acid sequence MAVFRSVLCLLFIAGHLSTCAHGTPSRPTPSVSVGSITTTIMTTALKTTAVTTPVATTTGPTTTGPATTTGPTTTGPTTTGPATTTGPTTTGPATTTGPTTTAPVTTAAPVTTANVTAANTTIAPTTTQPKTTGSPATVVPPSTTVGNWTLKNEKGKNCMRMSFAAQMNVSYTKVDGTAGTVVINLSPREADVTSTCKSGKPSRDLDVYPFTTLDEGWSFSLSFEKTSGGYALTEVSTSWDYDRRFVDTLLFGSWSESYGTDNFLDQSVELGKSYSCVEPLTVSTGTATVMLWDMNLQPFAEEADGNFGEAEPCHVAAASFGVIVVAVLGVILLLGVVTLVVVVGMKKRKRSAAAPYTTLTA is encoded by the exons ATGGCAGTCTTCCGGAGTGTGCTCTGCCTTTTGTTTATAGCAGGACACCTATCCACATGTGCCCATG GGACTCCAAGTAGGCCCACCCCGTCTGTCAGTGTCGGGAGTATAACCACAACGATCATGACAACAGCATTAAAAACCACGGCGGTGACAACGCCCGTGGCGACCACTAC TGGCCCTACAACTACTGGGCCTGCAACCACCACTGGCCCTACCACCACTGGCCCTACAACTACTGGGCCTGCCACCACCACTGGCCCTACAACTACTGGCCCTGCAACCACCACTGGCCCTACCACCACGGCCCCAGTCACCACTGCCGCCCCCGTCACCACTGCCAATGTCACGGCCGCAAACACCACCATTGCCCCTACCACCACCCAGCCAAAGACAACGGGGTCGCCGGCGACCGTAGTGCCACCGTCCACCACGGTTGGGAACTGGACACTGAAAAACGAAAAGGGGAAAAACTGCATGCGGATGTCGTTTGCCGCCCAAATGAATGTGTCATACACCAAAGTAGATGGAACG GCAGGAACGGTCGTAATAAACCTGAGTCCGAGAGAGGCTGATGTCACCAGTACTTGTAAAAGTGGCAAGCCGTCTCGAGATCTTGACGTGTACCCGTTCACTACGCTTGATGAGGGCTGGAGCTTCTCACTGTCCTTCGAGAAGACATCGGGAGGTTATGCTCTCACTGAGGTGTCCACATCTTGGGACTACGACCGTCGTTTCGTCGACACTTTACTTTTTG GTTCCTGGTCAGAAAGTTACGGGACCGATAACTTTCTTGATCAGTCGGTAGAGTTGGGGAAATCTTACTCGTGCGTCGAACCACTCACAGTATCCACTGGGACAGCCACCGTGATGCTGTGGGATATGAACCTGCAACCATTTGCTGAAGAGGCCGACGGCAATTTCGGAGAAG CGGAACCCTGCCATGTTGCGGCGGCGAGTTTTGGAGTCATCGTTGTAGCCGTTTTGGGCGTCATTTTACTCCTCGGTGTTGTTACTCTGGTAGTTGTCGTTGGGATGAAGAAACGAAAGAGGTCAGCCGCAGCACCTTACACAACCTTGacagcttaa